The following proteins are co-located in the Sulfurospirillum deleyianum DSM 6946 genome:
- a CDS encoding arsenate reductase family protein — protein sequence MVKIYGITTCGSVKKALSFLKAKVIPYTFIDLKTTQISEAKLEEWLAKQPLSVLFNTKGTKFKTLGLSKEISDEEKKMWLLKEQLLFKRPIIECEDETLLVGFDEALYLRTFGG from the coding sequence ATGGTAAAAATTTACGGTATTACTACCTGTGGCAGTGTGAAAAAGGCACTCTCATTTTTAAAAGCTAAGGTGATTCCTTACACATTTATTGATTTAAAAACGACGCAAATCAGCGAAGCGAAGCTGGAAGAGTGGCTTGCAAAGCAACCTCTGTCGGTTTTGTTTAACACCAAAGGAACGAAGTTCAAAACGCTAGGACTCTCTAAAGAGATAAGCGATGAAGAGAAAAAAATGTGGCTTTTAAAAGAGCAGTTACTCTTCAAGCGTCCCATCATTGAGTGTGAAGATGAGACGCTTTTGGTCGGGTTTGACGAGGCGCTTTATTTACGCACGTTTGGCGGTTGA